CCCACAGGTTCCTTAGGAAATATTGAAATGAATTTGTTCAAACTTCTTCTCAATTTGCCTCTTTATCTATGATACTATAATCCATCTCCCTTTCAGAAGCTTTATGTAAGGAAAGAACGCTACACGGTGATCGACTGCCACTGAAGTTACTATGATCCAATAGTATATAACCATTGTCACCATGCAAAGCTTCAAAGACCTGTAATACCTATATATTTTCATGAAATAAATACAGATATTACACTAGTATTTGAGTTTGTATTAtaaattgttctttttttttaaccagaggCAAGCCCAGAAGACCAACCATTTTCTGTGAATTCAGATTTGACCAAGTGTTGCAATGAAGGTACCGATATATTTTCAATATTTGTAATGAATTGAGTTGTAAATTTAACCCATACAATTTTGAATACAGTGCAGGCTTCAAGGCCACCTGAAAACAAAGTCATCTTTCTTTAATTTGTTCCCAGAATACATTAAGCTTATATCTATCTATTGTATCTAAAATTACTATTACACAAAATATCAGCCTAATTATTTAAACATGTATTCTCAGATTCTCATGAGATTCATTTTAGCCATCAGGGTATTTTCCAGTGTGTAGCAGGCACGGTTCAAGTATCTGAATTCTGGCCCCATGCACACAATACCATGCATAATTCCCTCATCACGGTAGTGCAATTCATAGAAATCTATGCTGAATGTATGTGGACTAATATAATctgcatagaatagaatagaatagaatagtttctttattgtcattgtaacatgaaccatgtacaacaaaatttaaaaatgtcagccagtcagtgcaccattcaaacatttctaaaagctaacgatacatacaagataaaatattaaaagataaacaactaaaataaatatcacgaaaatagcacgcataaacacccaaccctccatccttctgtcgatttcacagtgtaccacattcccttagtatgtctggcccctcttttacttggcggctacatttagtgcttttatagcagtggggtaaaaactgttttttagtctgttcgtccttgtccttgtagatctgtaccgtctgcctgacggcaacagttcaaacagggagtgtccggggtgggaaatgtcctttatgatactctgggattttttggtgcagcgggaactgtgtaagtcctccaaggtaaggagagggcagccgacaatcctctgggcgttgtcaatggccctctggagcgctttcctctgagccgctgtgcagctggtgtaccacacgcatacacagtatgttagtatgctctcaatggagcaccgataaaaggacagcagcaaatGCCAGCATCCAAAAAGACATGCCAGCAAATATTACAAAGGTAATATATACAAAGATCCCACAAGCTCCAAAATGGCACACATAAACTTGTTCTTTTTATCTGGAGCTAACTCTACCTGTGACAAAATGCATGTTTTTGCAGGACACCTGTTTTGAACATGCATGATATGCAAGCTCATAGTTTGAAATATCATGGATAATAATATGtggaaaactttttttaatcaagaTGACTTGGGAGCATGCAAGGCCAGTTCAAGGTGTATTAAAATGACAAATCATTTACTAATATTTTCTATTTTGCTTTCCTTCatttctttatttaaaaaaagttacaatTGCAAAAAAGCAGTGTTTCTACTGTATGGTGTCAGTGCACTTTATCTTTTATGAAATTAATCTCCCAGAAAATATGCTTGATCTGCAGATTTCCATACTCCGGTTTATCCTTCACCTCAAATAAAAAAGGAGAGACAAGGAACACTACATTTATTTTTCCAGATGCCACTTTCCAAAAGGTATATTTTAAGTGCTGATCAACTACCCATTtcatttcactttaaaaaataaaaaattgcatGAATATTATTGCATGGAAGAAACGGCAGGAAATCTGCCATGCACGAGCAGCCCCTTCTTGTTCAGTGACCCCATGCAAGAATGTTACTTAATATGTGCATACCTGGGACGTGCACTTATTTAGGCTAGATTCAGTCTCATTTTCATAAATTTTACCTCGTGATATCCAATTTGCACTGAatgtcaaaacatttttttgtcgttTATAAACTGAAGGTTGTCACTTTGATTACCTGTTATTCATCTGGCTTGGTAGACACCACAGTTAGTTCACAAATGACAAGAAATATGTACATACACCAATGGTGATGATGGTTATGTAACTCTTTTGTAACGGGGAAGGGGGTCGATGTATTAATTGTCCCCCTCCTGATGAAAGGAAAATCTCTGCCTATTTCTGATGTTTTTTCCATCAAAACTGCAATCTAAGTACACGTTCATTCATGATTACTGATACATTATATCACAAAAAATGCACCCACAAAAAGTAATACTCTTCAGTTTTATGTTGTGAAGATTTCATTAAAATTGGAGTGACAACCAGGGAGTTGCACGtattaacaataaaacatgacaagtttatttatttatttaaaatatatatattttttattagaagcaaacacatattatggtaaaaacatttcatgtatatcagtcgtacattattaatatcaattgtggattgattctgcttctagttttttttttatatatagggagtaagaaagaaagaggaatgtcaagataaaaaaagaatggaatgatttactaataatacatcattggagataggttcgtaaatgataaagtataacttttcatctaatcctgagttctaGGTTCCCGTGTTGAActgatctaccccttcaaatagtcaatgaatggagaccatattctaacaaaaagttcttgtttgtccattaagacaagtctgattctttccaggtgtaggttctccaacatttccataatccacattttaattgtgggggttatagggccttaatattaattttttcccacaaGTTTGTTTTGACACCCAGTATTGATTAAATTCTAGATCTAGCTAACTAACCACGAGATCTGACATCATATTGTCACAGCATGATTTTGCAGTATCTAATGTTTATGTCAGCTTGATGAAATACTATTGGAAGTAGGCAATATAAACATCTTCAGACCATCAGACGTCTGAAAGGCCAAAATTCAAGTGCAAATTGATTTACTACAGTAAGGTCTGTGATAGTCATGCAAAACTGCAGTTTAAATCGCCTTTGAGAGTTGTTTACTATCTTGAATGATTGAATTCTTTGTATCAATTATTGTTTATCTCCTTCCATTCACAGTCCAGGCAGTGCGGACTTGTCATCCTATGCTACCAGTCCTGTCATTATAATTGCAAACAGACCAGAGATTCCAGTTACTGCATTTACTGCTAGTCCAGTCAAGACCTCTCCAATCAGATCAGGAAGTCCAGGCATGACATCTTCTGCTACTACACCAAGTAGTCCCATTTTGTCATCATCAGCTACCAGACCACACACTCCAGTGTTGACCAGTGGTAGTCCGTGTGTAAATGTAGTTTTCCCAACTGATGATCCTTTGTCTCGTCTCCAGAATACGGGAATGATGAACCACCTTGTTCCATTCATGAAGGGACTTCTTTGACATCTCCCTCTGCAGAAGCTGCACTGACATCAAAGTCGTTGCCACAGACACCCAACCATCCGACAAACCTTTCTTCTTTGCCAATACAGCGTTTGAGAAATAGATCTCTTAAGTTTCAGGCAAAGTGGTTTAAAGAGTTTCCATGGCTCCATTTTGAACCAAATGTGGATGGTGTATTGTGCCATACCTGTGTAGTAGCAGCAGAACTGGACTTATTGAAAATGTCAAAGTACAAGGAGCAGACGTTTATCTCGAGAGGTTTTAAGAACTGGAAAAAGGGCATTGAAAAATTCACAGTTCATCAAAAGTCTATATGCCACAATATTGCCAGTGCAAACTTGTTTCCCAGCAACGAGCCATGTGACGTTAATGCCCAGCTGGGCGAACGATTAAGCCAAGGACAGATAGTGGCCCAGAAATCCCTAGTGCAGATAATTGAAGCGCTGCAGTATCTGACCCAGCAAGGTCTGCCGTTACGTGGGAACGATGACGGTGAAGGCAACTTTACAGCATTGCTTAACCTCTTCTCATCTCGTGACGGGGACTTTAAGACATGGCTGCAGAAGAAAACAAACTATACTTCTGGACTGTGCCAAAATGAGATCCTCCAACTTCTAAGTCACCATATACTCAGAAGCATTTGTAAAGACGTTcagtcgacgccatttttcggtGTTATTGTTGATGGGACTCGGGACTGTACAGGCACCGAGCAAAAGTCGATCTGCATTCGCTTTATGGATGAAGTGTTTGACATTAAGGATGAGTTTGTGGGACTGTACCAGATGAACTCCACGACCGGAGCAGACCTGGCGAGGATGATCGTCGACGTGCTCACAAGGTTGCAGCTGCCAATCGACAACTTGCGGGCCCAGGCTTACTGCGGGGCGGGAAACATATCCGGATGCCAGGCGGAAATTAAGAAAATCCAGCCGTTAGCCACAGACCTGGTGGAACAAAAGCAACTCTCCTCGATGCTTCTAAAGGGCGATTATCATCAGGATTTGGTAGACAGGTTT
This genomic window from Leucoraja erinacea ecotype New England chromosome 37, Leri_hhj_1, whole genome shotgun sequence contains:
- the LOC129713770 gene encoding uncharacterized protein LOC129713770 → MSKYKEQTFISRGFKNWKKGIEKFTVHQKSICHNIASANLFPSNEPCDVNAQLGERLSQGQIVAQKSLVQIIEALQYLTQQGLPLRGNDDGEGNFTALLNLFSSRDGDFKTWLQKKTNYTSGLCQNEILQLLSHHILRSICKDVQSTPFFGVIVDGTRDCTGTEQKSICIRFMDEVFDIKDEFVGLYQMNSTTGADLARMIVDVLTRLQLPIDNLRAQAYCGAGNISGCQAEIKKIQPLATDLVEQKQLSSMLLKGDYHQDLVDRFPELETLHSELTFFRTRFPRATIEEYRQVFKGMCPEVRQIFPRVEALLRLVLISPASPCEAERSFSTLRGIKTWLRTTMSQERLNHLMICSVHKERLSTVDSRIIAEEFVSNNEDTRRRVFGKFHLE